The Hymenobacter sp. GOD-10R genome includes a window with the following:
- a CDS encoding pectinesterase family protein translates to MKKLFALVCLSWLLIGRAFAYDFVVAQDGSGNYKTVQEAFNAVPDFRKKVTTIFIKKGVYKEKLVLAGSKNLVKIIGEDLRNTILTYDDYNQKKNIFGEDKGTSGSSSIYIYGGDFSAENVTFQNSSGPVGQAVAVWVAGDKARFKNCRFLGFQDTLYTYGYGSRQYYKDCYIEGTVDFIFGSSTAWFEDCTIFCKQNGYVTAASTPDSTRYGYVFKNCKITGDAPTGSFYLGRPWRPYAKTVYLNCELGPHIKPEGWDHWGNENNKKTAYYAEYQNKGKGFQPKQRVPWSHQLTDQEAKEYTRDKVLRNWNPEKE, encoded by the coding sequence ATGAAAAAATTATTCGCCCTTGTTTGCCTCAGCTGGCTACTGATTGGTCGGGCCTTCGCCTATGATTTTGTGGTTGCCCAAGATGGTAGCGGAAACTACAAAACCGTGCAAGAAGCGTTCAACGCTGTGCCCGACTTCCGAAAAAAAGTCACGACCATTTTCATCAAAAAAGGTGTGTACAAGGAAAAATTGGTGTTGGCTGGCTCGAAGAACTTGGTGAAGATCATCGGTGAAGACCTGCGTAACACCATCCTGACGTACGACGACTACAACCAGAAAAAGAACATCTTCGGTGAAGATAAAGGCACGTCGGGTTCGTCGAGCATTTACATCTACGGCGGCGATTTTTCGGCTGAAAATGTCACCTTCCAAAATTCATCGGGGCCGGTCGGGCAGGCCGTGGCCGTATGGGTGGCCGGCGACAAAGCTAGGTTCAAGAACTGTCGCTTTCTGGGTTTTCAGGATACGTTGTACACCTATGGTTACGGCAGTCGGCAGTACTACAAAGACTGCTACATCGAAGGCACCGTGGACTTTATCTTCGGTTCCAGCACGGCGTGGTTTGAGGACTGCACCATTTTCTGTAAGCAGAACGGCTACGTGACGGCCGCTTCTACGCCCGACAGCACGCGCTACGGCTACGTGTTTAAGAACTGCAAAATCACGGGCGACGCGCCAACGGGCAGCTTCTACCTAGGACGGCCGTGGCGACCCTACGCCAAAACGGTGTACCTCAACTGCGAGCTAGGCCCGCACATCAAGCCAGAAGGCTGGGACCACTGGGGCAACGAAAACAACAAGAAAACCGCTTACTACGCCGAGTACCAAAACAAAGGCAAGGGCTTCCAGCCCAAGCAGCGTGTGCCCTGGTCGCACCAGCTCACCGACCAAGAGGCTAAGGAGTATACCCGCGACAAGGTGCTCCGCAACTGGAACCCCGAAAAGGAGTGA